Proteins co-encoded in one Taeniopygia guttata chromosome 4, bTaeGut7.mat, whole genome shotgun sequence genomic window:
- the HPF1 gene encoding histone PARylation factor 1, whose amino-acid sequence MAGGGKRRPRGAAGAAAEQSEKNGAVKKRRSSQADIPDSLCQETETCYRLRLPEDFYQFWKFCEELDPEKPSDALVSSVGLKLVGPYDILSGKHKKAKSTDVNFNLHWRFFYDPPEFQTILVGDSRTQYHMGYFRDVPDELPVWVGANEAKKGCVISQVGDNIFAAVKLFLSKKLKEVADKKKNAVLKDIDEKLTRTAKELGYSLEQKTVKMKQRDKKVVTKAFHGAGLVVPVDKNDVGYRELPETNANLKKICKAIVDAPTDEERVKAFAPIQEMLTFVQFANDECDYGMGYELGMDLFCYGSHYFHKTVGQLLPLAYTLLKRNLFAEIIEQHLGSRREEDLDQLAL is encoded by the exons agtgaaaaaaatggAGCTGTCAAGAAAAGAAGATCAAGCCAGGCAGATATTCCTGATAGTCTTTGCCAAGAAACAGAAACGTGCTATCGGCTTAGACTGCCTGAGGACTTCTACCAGTTTTGGAAGTTTTGTGAGGAACTAGATCCTGAGAAACCAAGTG atgcACTTGTGTCAAGTGTTGGACTTAAGCTGGTTGGACCATATGATATTCTttctggaaaacacaaaaaagcaaaatcaacaGATGTAAACTTCAATCTTCATTGGAGATTCTTCTATGATCCCCCAGAATTTCAGACTATACTTGTTGGGGATAGCAGAACACAGTATCACATGGGATATTTCAG GGATGTGCCAGATGAGCTCCCAGTGTGGGTTGGTGCAAATGAAGCGAAGAAGGGTTGTGTGATTTCACAAGTTGGTGATAATATCTTTGCTGCTGTCAA attatttttgtcaaaaaaacTTAAGGAAGTGGCTgataagaagaaaaatgctgttttgaaAGACATAGATGAAAAGCTAACAAGAACAGCAAAAGAACTGGGTTATTCTCTGGAACAAAAAACCGTGAAGATGAAACAGAGAGATAAGAAA GTGGTTACCAAAGCATTTCATGGAGCAGGCCTAGTTGTTCCTGTAGACAAAAATGATGTTGGATACAGAGAACTTCCTGAAACAAATG ctaatcttaaaaaaatttgcAAGGCCATTGTTGATGCTCCAACTGATGAGGAGAGAGTGAAGGCCTTTGCACCCATTCAAGAAATGCTGACCTTTGTTCAGTTTGCTAATGATGAATGTGATTATGGAATGGGGTATGAGCTGGGCATGGACCTGTTTTGCTATGGATCACAT TACTTTCACAAGACggtggggcagctgctgcccctggcTTACACCCTGCTGAAGAGGAACCTGTTTGCCGAAATCATCGAGCAGCACCTGGGCAGCCGGCGGGAGGAGGACCTGGATCAGCTGGCGCTCTGA